From the Lathyrus oleraceus cultivar Zhongwan6 chromosome 4, CAAS_Psat_ZW6_1.0, whole genome shotgun sequence genome, one window contains:
- the LOC127074449 gene encoding mitogen-activated protein kinase kinase kinase 20, with amino-acid sequence MDWVRGESLGRGSFATVHLLIPKVNSNSTLFSSPTAVKTSEVSTSYSLKNERQVLDRLGSCQQIIRCFGDDYTFENGHEYYNLFLEYASAGTLADQVKFHGGRIPEQNIRGYTKSIVEGLNHIHSKGFVHCDIKLQNILVFHDGEIKVADFGLAKKSGEEQSRFECRGTPLFMSPESVNSGEYESPADIWSLGCAVVEMVTGKPAWKLEKDSSMWSLLLKIGAGEESPMIPEDLSKEGKDFVEKCFVKDPRKRWTAEMLLSHPFIEEVKNANEPSPRNHFDFNDWVSSVSHSAPSTPESEESRQWNFDSCSFSRVDRLQQLVTVEVPACWSESDSWISVR; translated from the coding sequence ATGGATTGGGTACGAGGAGAATCACTTGGTAGAGGAAGTTTTGCAACTGTTCATTTACTCATACCCAAAGTTAACTCAAATTCTACTCTATTTTCTTCTCCGACAGCCGTCAAAACATCCGAGGTTTCAACCTCGTATTCCCTCAAAAACGAGAGACAGGTTCTCGATCGTTTAGGTTCTTGTCAACAAATCATTCGCTGTTTCGGAGATGATTACACCTTTGAGAATGGTCACGAGTATTACAATCTGTTTCTCGAATACGCTTCTGCCGGTACTCTCGCCGATCAAGTTAAATTCCACGGTGGCCGGATTCCTGAACAAAACATCCGCGGTTACACGAAGTCAATCGTGGAGGGTCTTAACCATATTCATAGCAAAGGATTCGTTCATTGTGACATCAAGCTTCAAAACATTCTAGTATTCCACGATGGTGAAATTAAAGTAGCTGATTTCGGTCTTGCGAAAAAATCAGGGGAGGAACAGAGTAGGTTCGAATGCAGGGGGACTCCACTTTTTATGTCGCCGGAATCAGTTAACAGCGGGGAGTATGAGTCGCCGGCGGATATTTGGTCGCTTGGCTGTGCGGTGGTGGAGATGGTAACAGGAAAACCGGCGTGGAAATTGGAGAAAGATTCATCTATGTGGTCGTTGTTGCTTAAAATTGGTGCCGGAGAAGAATCGCCGATGATACCCGAAGATTTATCAAAAGAAGGAAAAGATTTTGTTGAGAAATGTTTTGTTAAAGATCCAAGAAAAAGATGGACGGCTGAGATGCTTTTGAGTCATCCTTTTATCGAAGAAGTGAAGAATGCTAATGAACCATCACCAAGAAATCATTTTGATTTCAATGATTGGGTTTCGAGTGTTAGTCATTCAGCTCCAAGCACGCCGGAATCTGAAGAGTCGCGTCaatggaattttgattcttgttCTTTTTCGCGTGTAGATCGACTCCAGCAGCTTGTGACGGTTGAAGTGCCAGCGTGTTGGTCGGAATCAGATAGTTGGATTAGTGTTAGGTGA